DNA from Nitrososphaerales archaeon:
CACAATCCCTATCATTTACCACAAAGGCAAGGTTAAGCTCAGAAGAACCCTGTGCGATCATGATTACATTTACACCATGCCTAGCAACTGCACTAAAGATCCTAGCTGCTACGCCCTTTATTCCACGCATGCCTGAACCTACTGCTGCTACTATTGCAACGTTATCTGTCACATTTATGGTCTTTATTACCTTGCCAAGTAAATTCAACTCTAGTGAATTCACTGCCTTGTCTAAATCATTTTTTCTAACTACCATCGATATGCTTGATTCTGAAGGGCTTTGCGATATCATCATTATGTTCACTTTGCTATCGCCCAATACATTGAATATCTTGGCTGCAGTACCAGGAGCGCCTACCATACTACCGCCCCTTACGTCGATCAGCGCCGTGTTCCGTATCACACTAACAGATTTTACTATATGCTGAGCGCCTGCAGTAGGGGTTTTGACAACAAGGGTGCCGCTATTTTCTGGATTGAAAGTGTTCCTTATGCGTATTGATATACCCGCATCTAGTATTGGTTCAAGTGCCCTTGGGTGCATATACTTTGCACCAAAGAGTGCCATCTCCATTGCCTCTGCATATGATACTTCCTTGAGAACCCTAGCATTCTTCACTATCCTAGGGTCTGCTGTCATAAGACCATCAACATCTGTCATTAACCAAACCTCATCGGCGTTTATGCACGATGCTATGATGGTAGCAGTATAGTCAGAACCGCCGCGGCCTAGGGTTGTTATGTTTCCGTTCTGATCAGCTGCAACGAAGCCAGTTACAACAGGTATGATGCCGTTCTTTAGCATGGGTGAAATTTTGTTAGATACCCTCAGCTTTGTGGTATCCATAAGTGGTTTGGCTTCACCATAGTTTGAATCCGTGATTATACCAACATCCTTCCCTGTAAGAAACTCTGCTTTCATGGCAATGTCCTTCAAAGCGTAGCAAAGTATTGGTGTGGCTAGTCTTTCACCAAACGACAACAAGTAATCCTGTGATTTTGGTGTTACTTCTCCTAGCAGAACCATACCGCCCAGAACGTCTTCGAGCTCCCTTATTATGGAACCCAAAATATTACGAAGTTCATTTCTGGTTCCAGCCCTAGTTATTGCATTCTTGGCTATACCCATATGAAGCTCGGCAACTTTTTGGATGAATTTTTCTATATCCGCCTTGTTCCCCTTCCTCACACTTGTAGTTATCTGCAACAGGTCATCTGTCATTCCTCTAACTGCCGATGCTACCGCAACGATTTCGTTATCTTTTGCATACGACTTGATAAGACTTGCTACCTGCTTCACCCTCTCAGCACTGACAAGAGATGTACCACCAAACTTCATTACTATCTTCAATTCAGTGCAATGCTAATGTCATATGCTTTAAATTCTTTCTTAACCCTGTAAGAAATGTTTTCTCTAACTAACCTTCCATCCTAGGTGCTAGGAAGAAGTGTATCCTGCCTACATTTGAGACCTTGAACTCTAGTCTCAAGGGCATCTTGCTAGAATACTCGCATACAACGCCTCCAGCGCTAGCTCCTATAGCCTTCACTATGCTGGTGAGATACTCTAAACTGTATGTCGCCTTGCTCTCGTCTTTGACATCTAGTTCCTCCAAGCCTTCACTACCGGATTCAAGTGTGATAATGGCTTCGCCAGCATCTCCCCTGCCTATGAACACAGCTCTATCGGAAGTAGATTCTATGGATATGTAATCAGAGACGACCTGTATGTCACTTAGGATCTTATCGAACGCTGACGTGCTCATTGCAATCTTTGCATTGAAACTTATCTTTGGTAGTGGTGTTGAACCTGCTGTGCTTTCTATTAGGCGCATCTTGTACTGCTTCTTATATCCGTTGGAGATCTTGACAACAAGCATGTTCTCATAGGTAATGTTCAATTCAATACTATCGTTCTTATCAGCTCTTCTTATTAATTTGGAAAATTCATCAACCCTGACACCAAATCTTATTGCACTATCGCACTCGAATTTTTCAAAAGCTGAGTTAGGCCATATTATGTCTATCAGTGCAACATGACTTGGGTCCATACCTCTAAATGATATACTTTCACTCGTGGCCTCAAATGTTGCCTCTTCAACAAGTGTTGACACTGCAGAAGTTATAGCCTTCCACTCGTCTGGACCTTTTGTTTTTGCTACCAACAAAGCAGGTATGCAATACACCATACGATATTAAACCTTTATGCATCACGTAAAATTATGCATAGTGTCGCCAAGTATGACTGCACTTGGTGCATCTATAGAATTGCGTTGTGGGTTCATCCGCACTCCTTGTCTGTAGCATCCACCACACAGCTTCCTTGTTGCTGCATTTGGGACATTCAACACTTGCTGTTGGTAATGCTTTGACGTCGTCCTCTTCTTCCAAAACTTTGATTGATGCGTCTTCCGTTGAAGCCCTCTTTTTTGACTTGACTTCTGCTTTTGCTGTTTCTCGTTGCATTGTCGTGTAGCCGCATTTGGGACAGATCATCTTGGTCTTCTTCTCTTCTTCCTGCCTTGCTTTTAATCTAGTATTACAGTTGGGACAGAACTGCATTGTATCAACCCTTTACTTTCTTGAACATCTGCGTCAAGTCCTCGACGTATTCACATGCCGTTTTGACAGCTTCTAAAAGGACATCGAGTGGATTGCCGCTTTCAGTTACTACACGCATCTCATACTCCTTGGTCAAGGGATGCTTCATCGCAACGCCAGCGAACTCGACCTTCTTGTTCTGGAGAAGTTCATGCTGTAGTATATACATTATAGACACGTCTTCCTCTTTTATCTTAATGTCAGCTTCGTTATCCTTAAAATCAATAAGAACGGCTTCCATACACAAGCATCACTTCTGTATGGTGATATAAATTGTGTGTTAAAGGAGAGTAAGGATATATTTGCTGTAGTCTATGAGAGGGAGAGATGTCAGGGCATAGCTACATTAGTGAACTGAAGCTTTTACCTTCTTCAACAGACGTCAGGGTTGATGAACCGCTAAGGTTTGATGTGCAGTTCAGGGTCAATGGGCATATAAGAGAAGTCCTAAACCAAGAGACGTGGACAGATGCCTACGATAACCATGATACAGTTTTTCTGATAAAATATATGGTTAGGATTCAAACGGCTTCAAGAAAGCGTGATGTTGTTGAACCCTTGAAATTCGTAAGGAAAGCATCGTTTTACTGGAGTAGAAATCCAAAACTTCCCCCACTTCCACCAGATAAGAAGATATGGGCTATGATAGTGATAGATGATGCACCGCACTTACCTGATAGTGTTGAAGATGCCAGATCCCTGTTGCTCGATGTAAAGCGTTCGGTGGAGCTGGTAGGTTCCAATATAGGCAAAGGTAAACACAAGTTATCTGCATACGTAAGCGCTTCTTGGGGCAGACATCTTTACACGGAACCAGTTGACATCGAGGCTAGGTCTAACGAAGTTGAGATCGTTTGCATCTAGGCGTCAAAGATATATTCTGATATAATTTACCTGTATCGATGGCAAAGTATGATAGTATCTGTGGGCAGGAGCTCATGGAAGTTGAGGAGAAGGGGAATGAAATTACCTTGATCTTCAAGGACAACAGATACTTGTTTGTCAAAGTGGTAAACGGCAAGTTCTTGGTGAACCGTGAGCAGTACCCTACCATAAAGGGAAAGGAATTGTCGCAAGTCGAAGAGAAAGAGAATGCGCTTACGTTGATCTTTAACGAAGGTAGTTTCCCGATTAGAGTAGAAAGTGGAAAACTGGTTGCAGAAGCTGTTCCAGAGTAAAGTAACTATACTGGTTTTCCCAAATTCGTTATTTAACACGATATATGATAGGTTCTACTTATTCCACCGTTCAATCAATTCTTTTGCTGTAGACGGTGTCACACAAAATGGTTTGCCATCTGCTCTAATGACAATCTTAAATCCTTCTTTACATACTATATCTTCTGCAGCAACACCTGCTTTGAATTGATGTAAAGGTGCAATTGTATTGTCGTTTCTTACAGGCACATCTTTGATCACTGTTTGGGGTATGCAGCTGTCGGCGACACTCACCATGATGGGGCGTCTCGATAAGTATGTGCCCACACAAGTTCAATTGTAATACTACCTGTAAAGGGAATCGAGAAGACAAAGAAGCAATCAGTTATGTCTTGTTTGAATATCGTATCTTGTCTGTTAATAAGAACTATGGCGTTGTCACCATTAACGTCTCTAAGGTGTTTTTCGTTGGTATAAGGATAGTTCCTTGGAAATTTAATTTCGAATTTGCCATTACCGCCACTATCTACTTTAGTAATAGACCTTTTGCGTAATTAGACCCTACGTAATTTTGCGGTCGCGTTCAGCATTTTTGTAGCGAAATAAGCGATTGCAAGCGATGAGAGAACATGATATCGTTTAACAGTCTGCGGATTTCGATCAAGTTTTGTTACAAACCTAATTACGCAAAAGGTCTAATGATGTTCCCTATAATCCCCTTGTATGGCATATTCTGCACATTGAATTTCTCTATTGTGCCATTTATGACTCTTGAATCTTGAATATTTGATCTGCCTTTGCTGGTTCCGAATTAAGAAACTTGCCAACAGTATAAGCTGTTTTCCATTCTTTTTCATCGCTAGATCCATATGCTGAGGATGATGTGATAATTGTCGAGAGCAAGAACGACGCTAGCAATAAAGCAATCATTTAGACCCTTTGCGTAATTGGACAGAATTCCCCCGGCCATGAGCGAAAGAAAAAGATCAGGGCTTCTTCCATGGTATGGATCGGTAAGCCACGTCTGCCCTGAACTATTCACGCCTGTCAAGGAAGCCATCGTTATTCAGGTCATTCACTGGGCTAGAAGTAGCAGAGTTTGACGATATCTACAGAGAGATAGAATCCAGGTATGATGAGTATGAGAGGAGGCGTCTATCTAAAGGTAAGAAGAGGGAGAGGGATATAGGTGCTGGGCATCCGTTCAAACTGAAACTGATGGACAGGGTTATCATGCTCCTTGTCTACTACAGGCTATACATAACATGCCCCCTTGCAGGCTTCCTTTTTGACCTTGACCAGAGCAATGTGTGGAGAGATATACGTATGCTGGAACCATTGGTAAAGGAGTGTGTTCCACTGCCAGAGAAACTTTACAGCAATGTCAGAAGGGCCAGGACTATAGAAGAGGTTGAAACGTATTTTCCAGGACTCAGCATTCATAGATGCTTCAGAGCAGGAGATACCAAGGCCAAAGAATAAGCGTAGGAGGAAGAGCTATTATTCAGGCAAGAAGAAGAAACATACTGTCAAGACTCAATATATGGTTAATGGCGATGGCCTTATACTGCACAGGAGCAATCACCAGAAAGTAAGGAAAGATGGTTATACCATATTCAAGGAGAACCATCCTAAGGTACCAAAAGATGTTGAGAGATACGTTGACCTGGGATACAAGGGGGTACAGAGAGATTTTCCAGAGGCTAAATGGGTCATCCCAATAAAGAAGAAGAAGAGAAAGAGGAATCTTGCAAGAAAGGAAGAGAGGTACAACAGAAGGATTGCAAGGAAGAGGGTCAAGGTTGAGCATACTATAAGCAGGGTAAAGAAGTTCAACATAATGGGTAACAGATTCAGGAACAGGCTCAGGCATTATGATAATGCCTCAAATATCGTGTGTGGACTCGTGAACTTCAGGACGATGAGAAGCAAGGGAATCATGTTATGACAGGCATGGAAGCAGCCAGGGGCATTACTGTATCTCTAATTACGCAAAAGGTCTATTGTCTATTTTTGTTCATCGCTTGAAAGACAGTCCACAAAATTGAAAAGAATTAAAGGTATGTTATTTTGATGAGATATGGATGGGAAAGGGCAAGTTATATGTTGTGGGTATAGGACCGGGTTATGAAGAGCACATGACTCCTAGGGCAAAGCAGTGCATTGAAGAAAGCAATGTTATCATCGGTTATTCAACATACATAGAACTTATTCAACATTTGATCAAGGACAAGGAAGTTCACTCCTATGCTATGACCCAAGAAGTTGAAAGGGCAAACCAAGCAATAGAATTGGCTGAGCACGGAAGGATAGTTTCATTGGTATCAAGCGGCGATCCAGGAATATATGGAATGGCTGGTTTAGTTTACGAGGTGCTTGCAGAAAAGAGATGGAGCAAGGAAAATGGAATTCACGTAGAAATCATTCCGGGCGTGTCAGCCTTGAATTCATGCGCTGCTCTAATAGGCTCACCATTGATGACAGATTTTGCAGTCGTGAGCATGAGTGATTTGCTAGTACCATGGGAAATAATTGTGCAGAGAGTCGAGGCTGCTGCACGGGGCGACTATGTTGTTGTAATATACAACCCGCAGAGCAAGAAACGCGTACACCAGCTACACGACACAAGGGATATTTTGCTAAAGTATAGAAAACGCAACACTCCTGTTGCAATAGTAAAGGCTGCATACAGAGATAATCAGAACATCATAATGACTGATCTTGAACATATGCTGGAGCATACTGATAGCTTGGGAATGCTTAGCACTGTAATAATTGGGAACTCATCAACATTCATGTACAACGGATTGATGGTAAACCCAAGGGGATACAAATCCAAGTACACTCTGGTAAAGGAAGAGACAACATAATACGTTATTTTATGGTGTCTGTATGAACAAGATAAGTTTCGGTGTCATAGTACCGCAAGGATGGCTAAACGATCTGCCAAGTGTAAATGCCTATAAGCAGTTTGAGATGGCAAAACATGTTGCGTTAACAGCTGAAAAATTGGGATACAGCTCTATTTGGGCATACGATCATTTTATACCGCATTATAGTTATGCACCGTTGGAAACGAAACCCATGTTAGAATGTTATACATTACTATCGGCACTTGCCACCGTAACTAAGAAAGTAAAGATAGGTCAAGTAGTTACCTGCAATTCGTACAGACATCCATCTCTTCTAGCTAAGATCGGATCTACGCTCGATGTGATAAGCAATGGGAGATTAGAACTTGGAATGGGTGCGGGTTGGTATGAGGAAGAATACACAGCGTATGGCTACCCATATCCAAAAGATATCGTGAGATTGGAACAGCTTGATGAGGCGCTTCAAATAATCAAGTCCATGTGGACTAGCGTGAGAACAACCTTTTCTGGAAAACATTACATGGTTAATGGAGCTATATGCAATCCAAAGCCATTGCAGAAACCCTATCCAAAAATAATGGTCGGGGGTTCCGGAGAAAAAGTGCTATTACGAATTGCAGCGGAACACGCCGACAGATACAACCATCCTTTTGGAACACCTGATGAGCTGAAGCGCAAGATAGAAGTGTTAAAAGAGCATTGCAAAAGCATTAACAGGGATCATACGGAAATTGAAAAATCTGTTCTTATTAGGGTGATAGTAGCAAATAGCGATAATGAAGTGAAGCATATAATTAGAAAGGTGAAGAATAAAGGTGAAACGATCGAAGAGTACCTTGATAGAACCAATGGCAAGACAGCCGCGGGTACGCCTGAACAAGTAATTGCAGATCTTAACAAATACATACAGAATGGCGTTACTCATTTTATACTGCACTTCGTGGGTCTAGATCATAAGATCAACATGCCTCAGCTATTCGCAACGAAAGTGATGAAGAAGATTTAATGTCAAAATCAGGCGTTAGCTATTGCTTCTAAAATAGATTCCTTACCCTTGAAATGTGATCTGACAGGTTCAATTATCTCATTCAGATATCTGGCAAGGGATTGCTTCAAATCCATGGGATGTAATTTCTTACTCGTAAACGCCTCTTCCACTTCCACATAACTTCCAAATGTAACGTTCCCTCCATACTTCTCTGGTCTTTCTACTGTGAACTCTTTATGTTCATGAAATACTATGTAACGAACAATTTCAAGCACCGGATTGTTTTCGATGATCCCTTCAGGACAGAAGGCTTTACCTACCTTCTCACCTATAGACTTCTCATCATCATGAATGAAGATGCTTGTCCATGGTTTTGATTTGCTCATCTTGCTTGATATCCTTGCGTCCATGTTGCTATTCTCATCAAGACCCATTCTTTGAGGTTCAGCAAGTCCTGGAAGTAAGTGATGGTGAACAGCAACTGGCACTTTCCATCCGAGCTTTGGAAAAACTTCGCGAACCAACATATGCACCTTCCTCTGGTCTATGCCCGCATGCACTATGTCAAGGTCTAACGCCCATATGTCAGTTGCTTGCAAAGACGGATAAAGTAACTGGGAAAAATCAAGCTTATCCTTTTCACTCCTGCCCATTATTGTAAGGGAACGCATTGCTCTCGCAAGTGTTATCTGCTTGCTAAACTTTACCATATTGACCCAGTAATCGGGTGTTCTATTGTATAGATCTGAACCTAGAACAACGTTAACACCTGTACAGAAAAACTTGAAAGCCTCAGAGTAATAATTCGCAGCTTCCCTTATCATATCCCAATTGCCTCCTAGTTTGTCATTTATGTAAGTATGCCAGTCAGCTAGAAATACGGTACAGTTGACACCAGCCTTCAAGAAATCATTGATCTTGTATCCTGTTAATATCAAACTCCCTAAATGCAGCAACCCAGAAATTTCTAGCCCGATGTAATGGTTAGGCTTTGAATTAATGTTGAACAAATTAACCAGCTCCTCATTAGTAATAACCTCCTCTGTAGGTTCCCTCAATACAAGCTCTACCTTAGTCGTTGTATCCATAGCATGCCTTGAGCATGTTCTGCTATAAATTTAAGCCCAAAAAAGAAAGTGGGATGAGGTGGAGGAAGATAACTGCTCTTCTCCCCTACTGCCTCCCTGCTTCACTCCATATCCTCTCTAACTTCTCACGTAACTCCTGTTCTGCTCCTGCCTGTTGAAGCATAGACTGCCATGTCTTTCCCATTGAATCGATAACCGCCTCTGCAACTTTGTCCATCACAGGACCCCATGCTGCTTCTATTCTCTTCTTTACTTTTTCTTTCTGGTTCTCAATCATTGCGTGGCCGAACGCTTTCTTCCACATTACAATTCCTATTCCAACAGGATCCACAACACCTCGATGCATACTTGGACATCCTGCACAAGTTTCCGCTGCACCCACATGACAGGCACATGAACAAGAGCAACTGCCACCTGCACGCATTCCATGTGTTTTGTACATGACTTCACATTCAGATCCACATGCGCGTTCCATCTAATATCGCCTTACTTTGTTCTACTAACTATGGAAAGGTAAGTATTTAAATTGACATGTGATAAAATCGCAAAAGTAAACAGGTGGTAACTTGGAAGAAAAGAAATTGAAATGGATTATGGAAAATATGAGGTGCTGTCCGATCGATAACACATTCAAGATAGTTGGCAAAAAGTTCACTGTGCTTATACTGCGAAACATGATCAGTTTAGGTCAGAAAAGGTTCAACCAACTACTTGACTCTATTGAAGGGATAAATCCAAAAACACTTTCGGTAAGGTTGAGGGAGATGGAGAGGAATGGTCTTATAGAGAGAAAGGTATATCCAGAGACCCCTATAAGAGTGGAATATCATCTAACAGGTAAGGGAGAAGCTTTGAGACCTATACTGGAGCAGATGGCTGCGTTTTCATTGCAATATTGTTGCAAAGAGGTGTTCAAGGACGGAAAGCCTAGAACATTTGGTGAAGTTTTCGGGACATCTATCAAAGCGGATTTACCAGCAGATCGGAAGACTTCATGAACTCACTCTCTTTCGTGAAAAAACAAACACAACCAAGCTCACTATCGCAGCTACTATGTATGGGATTGCTACAGACAAGCCGGCAAGTGGGCCTGTAGGAGGTTCGGTAGTCATATAACCCTGCTCTTGCGTGAGAGCTTCTTGCCCAGTCGTAGGTGGAGCAGGTGCAACTAATGACTCTGCCTCGGAACCTACGTCTGCTGCTCGCTGAGCTATCTCTGGAGGGATTGCTTTCATAGCTTCATTTGCCTGTTCCTGTTGAACTTGCACAAGAGGCTGTTCAACAACACTTGAAATTGCAGTCAAACCCACAGTAAGCATTATTGCTAGACCAACGCCTAATGCAGCATAGGACATGACCGGACTTTTCATACTACTCATTCTTACGTTCTTTAATGATATAATTCTAAACATTAGAACAACCTTCTCCTCCACACCCTGACCGTTTCAAACCAGAATGCTGCTGCGCCTGCAGCAGCAAAGCCTAATGCCTGTATGTTAATAGAATTAATGTTGAGCACACTGTAGGCAAGAAGAAGGGTAGTGAAGAAGGCCGCAAAGAAAGACATCCTTGGGATAGTGCGCCCTCCAACATTTACAAACGATTCTAACACGCTTACCTGTGCCTTCTGAGACAGATAGTATCTGCCATACTCATCTTGATTTGCCAAGTTAAGACCCATTAATTTCTCGAGATGGTAGTTTGCCACGCTTGGGCTCGAGAAATTAAGGTCACGCTGCACTTCTCTTACTCCAGCAGGTTCCTTCTTCTTAAGTAGGTAAATGTACACCTGGAGGGTCTTACCCTTTAATTCTCGTTCCACCTTCCCCGCATCGTTTTCTGACATCCCCAAATGCTAGATTTTTATTCATCAATTTAAGCCAACCCCCGAAGGAACACGTGTTCTAGGGTTTAGAACACACTCCCACCCTTCGTTCTAAAGCCTAGGTTTAATCTACCTCCTGTCGTATATACTGGCGAGGAAAATGACCAATACACAGAACCGAACCAAGATGTATGCAGTTATAGCTGCTATAGGAATAGGCATATTTGCCGCTGTCCTGACGGGAGGATTTTTCACAAAGACGCCAACGGCAAACGGAAATTCCATAGACATGGTGAAAACAACTGAAGAACGAATCGGCACAGGAGTACTTGCAGCGGGAACAGATAACGACAATCTGTTTCAGCTCTTTGTAACAGGAAGTGCAACTAAGAAGATCAGTCCGGACAAAGTATCCGTGATACTGGGAGTGCAAACACAGGAAAAAACAGCCCAAGAAGCTGCAAGGAAGAATGCTGACATAATGAACGCAGTAATTAACGGTTTAAAGGACATCGGGATTAGCACCAGCCAGATAAGCACCAGCTACTACAACATCTATCCGGTATACGAGTATAGACCAGTCATAGATCAGAGAGATATACCACCATACCCACAGAATCAGGTTCTAATAGGATATAGAGTAACAAACACAATAAGTGTAACTGCATCGGCAGATGCAAACGTTGGTAACATAATCGATACCGCGATCAATGCTGGCGCAAATGAAGTCCAAGGTGTAAGTTACTTCGTCTCAGAGGAGGTTCAGAAACAGATGAACAGCGAGATGATCGGAGACGCAGTGCTGAACGCAAAGATGAAGGCAGAGAGGGCATTAGCACCCTTGAACATGAAGATCGTCGGAGTTAAGAGCCTTAACTTAAATGATGTCTTCTATCCTGTGTATAGATTCGATAAATTTGCAGTTGCAGAAGGAGCAGCTCCCCCTACGCCTATACTACCGTCAGAGCAGCAGGTTTCCGCATCAGTCAGCGTTACCTTCATTATAGGTTAACGCGACACCAAACTTCTTTTTTATTTATTTATTCGAACATACGCCTAACGTCGCCCTCTAAAACACCACTGCCACTATGAATCCTGTCTATATGTTTTGATAACACTTCCTTATCATCGAATGGTGAGCCACAGTAAGGACAGGCGAGCTTACTTTGGTTAACGTCCTTTATGTATACTATAGCCTTGGGGTTTATTATGCAGACAGGGGTTCCACTTATCGCTGCCGCTGATGCAGACAGGGTAGCTCTATGAATCTGTTCGAATATGCCTTCTCTGTTCACCATACCAATAACAGATGAACCAGCACTTACTATGATCTGCCTGACCACATGTTTATCCATAATAGCCAATGCCTCACCCACAGTGGATTTCGGTGATAATGAAATAACTGGCGAAGACATTATTTCCCTCAGTTTAACCTTTGCCGGATTCTTTCCCTGTGCCATCACCTTGAACAAAATATCCGTCTTGCTAACTATGCCTATAGCCTCACCAGAATGTGTAACCAGCACGCTTCTAGCATCTTTCTCCTTCATTTTGGCAGTCGCATCGGCAGCAGTTTTGTCACTTTCCATGATCAAAACATCAATACTTAGAATGTTTTCTAAGGGCATGTTCAGTATAGCATCTATGTTTGTTTGTTCATTAGGCATAAGGGGATCAACGTTTTGCATTTATTTAAATCTGTTCTGTAGCCGATCTTTGCTCTGGTTTAGACATTACATAAAATGCATGCCAGCTTATAATAGTGGCAGAAAGAAACATCTTTGTAGCAAAAACCAAGCTCCAAGGAGTTTTTGGATTTGGATATGGTATGTTCAAAACATCTATCCTAAATATACCGCTCAGAGCGTCAGCTGTCATCAGCGCATTCCATACAAAAAAGTTGTAAAACAGTTCATATGATGTTATAACAGCAAATGCAAGTGCGATCAAACGCAAAAGTGATTTACTTGTCTTGGAGATGTTGGCAGTCTTGCTCCTCCCAAGTTTAATTACACAGAACCAACCAACTACAGAAGCTACCATTAGGTACGAAACCAGTTTTGCAAAACCCTCTATAGGGAACTCAGTGTTCACCAAAACTTCGCCTATCACTACCTTACCAGTTGTTAGATATTCCCTCAAACTTTCTGCCACGGCATATCCTGTAGCAACAATCATAATCGCAGCGCTGATGTAGAATACTACCTTGTAGATCCGGATACTATTTTTTTCATCTCTTTCTAGACTGGTTGGCTGCATAGTTGATTCTTATTCCGACACCAAAATATAAGATTTAAGTTACTCATATAATAAACTCGTATAATAAAGAGATTTATGCACGCATGTTAAATGCATCCCATGAGTATGTATTATACAATCAGAATTTCAGACGATGTTCTTCGTTCCTATAATGGCATAAACATTTTTTGTGCTATGACGAATGTTACCATACGCAAGGACTATACGCTTGATAAATTTGTTTACGAACTTGAAAGGAAGATTGCAGTTAGCAAGGAAATACTGAAGGATCATCCCGCAATCAGGGCTCTACGCGATTTTTACTGGAGGATGGGCATAGATCCTACAAAGACCAGACCTTCAAGCGAAGCTTTGGCAAGAAGGTTCCTTCTGAACAAGAACATACCGAAGATAAACAACGTTGTGGATGCAGGAAATATAGCATCGATAGAAACCTTGGTGCCTATTGGAACTTACGATGCAGATAAAATAGTTGGAGATGTTATTCTAAGGTTTCCTGATGTAAATGAAGAATTCATAGACGTTTCAAACAAAAAAC
Protein-coding regions in this window:
- a CDS encoding aspartate kinase, whose product is MKIVMKFGGTSLVSAERVKQVASLIKSYAKDNEIVAVASAVRGMTDDLLQITTSVRKGNKADIEKFIQKVAELHMGIAKNAITRAGTRNELRNILGSIIRELEDVLGGMVLLGEVTPKSQDYLLSFGERLATPILCYALKDIAMKAEFLTGKDVGIITDSNYGEAKPLMDTTKLRVSNKISPMLKNGIIPVVTGFVAADQNGNITTLGRGGSDYTATIIASCINADEVWLMTDVDGLMTADPRIVKNARVLKEVSYAEAMEMALFGAKYMHPRALEPILDAGISIRIRNTFNPENSGTLVVKTPTAGAQHIVKSVSVIRNTALIDVRGGSMVGAPGTAAKIFNVLGDSKVNIMMISQSPSESSISMVVRKNDLDKAVNSLELNLLGKVIKTINVTDNVAIVAAVGSGMRGIKGVAARIFSAVARHGVNVIMIAQGSSELNLAFVVNDRDCEEAVRALHEEFELSKMA
- the pcn gene encoding proliferating cell nuclear antigen (pcna); translated protein: MVAKTKGPDEWKAITSAVSTLVEEATFEATSESISFRGMDPSHVALIDIIWPNSAFEKFECDSAIRFGVRVDEFSKLIRRADKNDSIELNITYENMLVVKISNGYKKQYKMRLIESTAGSTPLPKISFNAKIAMSTSAFDKILSDIQVVSDYISIESTSDRAVFIGRGDAGEAIITLESGSEGLEELDVKDESKATYSLEYLTSIVKAIGASAGGVVCEYSSKMPLRLEFKVSNVGRIHFFLAPRMEG
- a CDS encoding transcription factor S; its protein translation is MQFCPNCNTRLKARQEEEKKTKMICPKCGYTTMQRETAKAEVKSKKRASTEDASIKVLEEEDDVKALPTASVECPKCSNKEAVWWMLQTRSADEPTTQFYRCTKCSHTWRHYA
- a CDS encoding RpoL/Rpb11 RNA polymerase subunit family protein; this translates as MEAVLIDFKDNEADIKIKEEDVSIMYILQHELLQNKKVEFAGVAMKHPLTKEYEMRVVTESGNPLDVLLEAVKTACEYVEDLTQMFKKVKG
- a CDS encoding transposase family protein, which translates into the protein MDRVIMLLVYYRLYITCPLAGFLFDLDQSNVWRDIRMLEPLVKECVPLPEKLYSNVRRARTIEEVETYFPGLSIHRCFRAGDTKAKE
- a CDS encoding transposase family protein codes for the protein MKRIFQDSAFIDASEQEIPRPKNKRRRKSYYSGKKKKHTVKTQYMVNGDGLILHRSNHQKVRKDGYTIFKENHPKVPKDVERYVDLGYKGVQRDFPEAKWVIPIKKKKRKRNLARKEERYNRRIARKRVKVEHTISRVKKFNIMGNRFRNRLRHYDNASNIVCGLVNFRTMRSKGIML
- the cobJ gene encoding precorrin-3B C(17)-methyltransferase; this translates as MGKGKLYVVGIGPGYEEHMTPRAKQCIEESNVIIGYSTYIELIQHLIKDKEVHSYAMTQEVERANQAIELAEHGRIVSLVSSGDPGIYGMAGLVYEVLAEKRWSKENGIHVEIIPGVSALNSCAALIGSPLMTDFAVVSMSDLLVPWEIIVQRVEAAARGDYVVVIYNPQSKKRVHQLHDTRDILLKYRKRNTPVAIVKAAYRDNQNIIMTDLEHMLEHTDSLGMLSTVIIGNSSTFMYNGLMVNPRGYKSKYTLVKEETT
- a CDS encoding LLM class F420-dependent oxidoreductase yields the protein MNKISFGVIVPQGWLNDLPSVNAYKQFEMAKHVALTAEKLGYSSIWAYDHFIPHYSYAPLETKPMLECYTLLSALATVTKKVKIGQVVTCNSYRHPSLLAKIGSTLDVISNGRLELGMGAGWYEEEYTAYGYPYPKDIVRLEQLDEALQIIKSMWTSVRTTFSGKHYMVNGAICNPKPLQKPYPKIMVGGSGEKVLLRIAAEHADRYNHPFGTPDELKRKIEVLKEHCKSINRDHTEIEKSVLIRVIVANSDNEVKHIIRKVKNKGETIEEYLDRTNGKTAAGTPEQVIADLNKYIQNGVTHFILHFVGLDHKINMPQLFATKVMKKI
- a CDS encoding tyrosine--tRNA ligase produces the protein MDTTTKVELVLREPTEEVITNEELVNLFNINSKPNHYIGLEISGLLHLGSLILTGYKINDFLKAGVNCTVFLADWHTYINDKLGGNWDMIREAANYYSEAFKFFCTGVNVVLGSDLYNRTPDYWVNMVKFSKQITLARAMRSLTIMGRSEKDKLDFSQLLYPSLQATDIWALDLDIVHAGIDQRKVHMLVREVFPKLGWKVPVAVHHHLLPGLAEPQRMGLDENSNMDARISSKMSKSKPWTSIFIHDDEKSIGEKVGKAFCPEGIIENNPVLEIVRYIVFHEHKEFTVERPEKYGGNVTFGSYVEVEEAFTSKKLHPMDLKQSLARYLNEIIEPVRSHFKGKESILEAIANA